A window from Akkermansia muciniphila encodes these proteins:
- a CDS encoding pyridoxamine 5'-phosphate oxidase family protein — MKDAEATIGNLIDHQKVAFISSIDGQGYPNTKAMLPPRKREGIKVFYFTTNTSSMRTGQYQDNPKACVYFCDRRFFRGVMLLGSMEVLEDRIYKEMIWREGDTMYYPEGVTDPDYCVLRFTATQGRFYSNFSSENFNII, encoded by the coding sequence ATGAAAGACGCAGAAGCAACAATCGGGAACCTCATTGACCACCAGAAGGTGGCATTCATCAGCTCTATTGATGGGCAGGGCTATCCGAATACGAAGGCCATGCTACCGCCCCGGAAAAGGGAGGGCATTAAGGTATTCTACTTCACCACCAACACCTCCTCCATGCGTACAGGGCAATATCAAGACAATCCGAAAGCCTGCGTTTACTTTTGTGACCGGAGATTTTTCAGAGGAGTCATGCTTCTCGGCTCCATGGAAGTGCTGGAGGACAGGATCTATAAAGAGATGATTTGGAGGGAGGGAGACACCATGTACTATCCGGAGGGAGTAACCGACCCGGATTATTGCGTCCTGCGGTTTACCGCCACGCAGGGCAGATTCTACAGCAACTTCAGCTCTGAAAACTTTAATATCATATAA
- the hisS gene encoding histidine--tRNA ligase: MPDARFQPLPGFRDFAPADCAVRNYLFNAWKRVAHRYGFLEWEGPTVEATELYLKKSGGELPTQLFRFTDQGDRDITIRPELTASLGRIAAAYQREYTKPLKWFEIGSCFRYEKPQKGRLREFYQFNADILGEGSAWADSELIALAIDCMRELGFTQQDFIVRVSDREAWIRFAAEHGVQEQDIPAFLGIVDKFERDRPEECQRKLDAFQISRGDLVAFIENPPAGASERYDILLKDLEARGLDGYVKLDLSVVRGLAYYTGLVFEIFDTQRSLRAVAGGGRYDTLVSALSNNAVDMPATGFAMGDAVITHLIDQTPHAKALKDAALAAAGCDVFMVQASENRRAEILSIASALRDQGYSVDLPLTLTKVNGQLQKAVKSGARAALIVGDDFPSLELRDLGARTSSSVVMDDLFDALASMTGRD; encoded by the coding sequence ATGCCAGACGCTCGCTTTCAACCACTTCCCGGATTCCGTGATTTTGCCCCGGCGGACTGCGCCGTGCGCAACTACCTCTTTAACGCATGGAAGAGGGTGGCGCACCGCTATGGATTCCTGGAATGGGAAGGCCCCACCGTGGAAGCCACGGAGCTCTATCTTAAAAAGAGCGGAGGCGAACTGCCCACCCAGCTTTTCCGCTTTACGGACCAGGGCGACAGGGACATCACCATCCGCCCGGAACTCACCGCCTCCCTGGGACGCATTGCCGCCGCCTACCAGCGGGAATACACCAAGCCGCTCAAGTGGTTTGAAATAGGCTCCTGCTTCCGTTACGAAAAACCCCAGAAAGGACGCCTGCGCGAATTCTACCAGTTCAACGCGGACATTCTGGGGGAAGGTTCCGCCTGGGCGGACTCCGAACTGATTGCCCTGGCCATTGACTGCATGAGGGAGCTGGGCTTTACGCAGCAAGACTTCATCGTGCGCGTCTCCGACCGCGAAGCCTGGATCAGGTTTGCCGCGGAACACGGCGTGCAGGAGCAGGACATTCCCGCCTTCCTGGGCATTGTGGACAAATTTGAACGCGACCGCCCGGAAGAATGCCAGCGCAAGCTGGACGCCTTCCAGATCAGCCGCGGCGACCTGGTGGCCTTCATTGAGAACCCGCCCGCCGGAGCTTCCGAACGCTATGACATCCTGCTGAAAGACCTGGAAGCCCGCGGACTGGACGGCTATGTGAAGCTGGACCTCTCCGTGGTGCGCGGACTGGCCTACTACACCGGGCTCGTCTTTGAAATCTTTGATACGCAGCGCAGCCTGCGCGCCGTGGCCGGCGGAGGCCGCTATGATACGCTGGTAAGCGCCCTCTCCAACAACGCGGTGGACATGCCTGCCACCGGCTTTGCCATGGGAGACGCCGTCATTACCCACCTCATTGACCAGACCCCGCACGCCAAGGCGCTGAAAGACGCGGCCCTGGCCGCCGCGGGCTGCGACGTCTTCATGGTGCAGGCCTCCGAAAACCGCCGCGCGGAAATACTCTCCATCGCCTCCGCCCTCCGGGACCAGGGGTACAGCGTGGACCTTCCCCTTACCCTCACCAAGGTCAACGGCCAATTGCAGAAAGCCGTTAAATCCGGCGCGCGCGCGGCCCTGATCGTAGGGGACGACTTCCCTTCCCTGGAACTGCGCGACCTGGGCGCGCGCACCTCATCCTCCGTCGTCATGGACGACCTGTTTGACGCGCTGGCCTCCATGACGGGCCGCGACTGA